Proteins from a genomic interval of Nocardia sp. BMG51109:
- a CDS encoding ABC transporter permease — protein MIRAGWDRLRLFNIGELLIHRGRTLMSMAVMAVSGALLVAVLSIAGSVTGSVDRLTHALGGRAELEISGVTESGFDQQLLQQVRAVPGIEAAAPMLRAQVDNYENRTLLVGADAGIAALGSDLDGPLRSEATKLLAVPNGVLVGPALGRAEGEQFRLGTKTVTVAGVLDEATTKDLNRGRVVVATLPVAQQLVNRTGMLDSIQIVPKPGTDVTQLRSALTDAVAGRAVVADPSLRAAQAGGAVQLVRYSTAMASAAALIVSGFLIYNAMSMAVAQRRPVLSLLRAIGGRRRPMVRDLIAEAALLGLIGGGIGALIGMFAGRTAIDRIPSAMMAAVETRTQYMVPWYAIPVAVAACVLASVAAASIAARQIYKVEPIEALVPVGVSKADRVSPLLRWSVGFAGAGLIVASIFIAQADLGRLSLAAISLAITGAVGLCFTATGPIVRLAAAIARLFGAPGALGATTIERSPRRVWATTMTVMIGVTATVAMGGASTNLVDSATASFEGLAGSDAFVSPSSLAEFPTGPLLPADLKERLRAVPGVAEVGSGQMAFATLGRDRVMLQANEKGMPGGITTDLSPAVSAQMASGAGVVLSRDVARSLGVRAGSRLDMPTPTGIHNVEVLQVIPYFSAVSGVVMMDLDILRQWYERPGETILTVQFQPGADEAAAMAAVRAVVGPGLSVDTGDGAVAAISRGVQQGTSLSRSILWIVVLVSTAALLNTLMLSVLERRRELGVLRAMGTSRRFLLRTVLTEAAGIGLAGAVVGLVTGAAVQYLATLAMGHAMTIDVLYRPSPMLLVYGVAALFLALLGSVPPAFRAARMPIVEAIAAD, from the coding sequence GTGATCCGCGCGGGCTGGGATCGGTTGCGGCTGTTCAATATCGGTGAGCTGCTGATCCACCGCGGCCGCACGCTGATGTCGATGGCGGTGATGGCGGTGTCGGGGGCGCTGCTGGTGGCGGTCCTGAGCATCGCGGGATCGGTGACGGGTTCGGTGGACAGGCTGACCCACGCCCTGGGCGGCAGGGCGGAGCTGGAGATCTCCGGCGTCACCGAGTCCGGCTTCGATCAGCAACTGCTGCAACAGGTCCGGGCGGTGCCGGGCATCGAGGCGGCGGCACCGATGCTGCGCGCCCAGGTCGACAACTACGAGAATCGGACGCTGCTGGTAGGTGCCGACGCCGGCATCGCCGCCCTCGGCAGCGATCTGGACGGCCCGCTGCGCAGCGAGGCCACCAAGCTCCTGGCCGTGCCCAACGGGGTGCTGGTCGGTCCGGCCCTGGGCCGTGCCGAGGGGGAGCAGTTCCGTTTGGGTACAAAGACCGTGACGGTCGCCGGCGTGCTCGACGAGGCCACCACGAAGGACCTCAACCGCGGCCGGGTCGTCGTGGCGACGTTGCCGGTGGCGCAGCAGCTGGTGAACCGCACGGGCATGCTGGACTCGATCCAGATCGTGCCGAAGCCGGGCACCGATGTGACACAGCTGCGCTCGGCGCTCACCGATGCGGTCGCGGGGCGCGCGGTGGTGGCCGACCCGAGCCTGCGGGCCGCCCAGGCCGGCGGTGCGGTCCAGCTGGTGCGCTATTCGACCGCGATGGCATCGGCCGCGGCCCTGATCGTTTCGGGATTCCTCATCTACAACGCGATGAGTATGGCGGTGGCGCAACGGCGCCCGGTGCTGTCGCTGCTGCGGGCGATCGGCGGCCGCCGCAGACCGATGGTGCGCGATCTGATCGCCGAGGCCGCCCTGCTGGGGCTGATCGGCGGGGGCATCGGCGCGTTGATCGGAATGTTCGCCGGGCGCACCGCGATCGACCGGATTCCCTCGGCGATGATGGCGGCCGTCGAGACCCGCACCCAGTACATGGTGCCCTGGTACGCCATACCCGTCGCCGTCGCCGCCTGCGTGCTGGCGAGCGTGGCGGCGGCATCGATCGCGGCGCGGCAGATCTACAAGGTGGAACCCATCGAGGCGCTGGTGCCGGTGGGAGTGTCGAAGGCGGACCGGGTGTCGCCGTTGCTGCGATGGTCGGTGGGGTTCGCCGGGGCGGGCCTGATCGTCGCGTCGATCTTCATCGCACAGGCCGATCTGGGCAGATTGTCGCTGGCCGCGATCTCGCTGGCGATCACGGGTGCGGTGGGGTTGTGCTTCACCGCGACCGGGCCGATCGTCCGCCTGGCCGCGGCGATCGCGCGGCTCTTCGGTGCCCCGGGCGCGCTGGGAGCGACGACGATCGAGCGCTCACCCCGGCGCGTCTGGGCGACCACCATGACCGTGATGATCGGCGTCACCGCGACGGTCGCGATGGGTGGCGCCTCCACCAACCTGGTCGATTCGGCGACGGCGTCGTTCGAGGGCCTTGCCGGTAGCGACGCATTCGTGAGCCCGTCCTCACTGGCCGAATTTCCCACCGGGCCACTGCTTCCGGCGGATCTGAAGGAACGGCTCCGCGCGGTGCCGGGTGTGGCCGAGGTCGGGTCCGGCCAGATGGCCTTCGCCACGCTGGGCCGCGACAGAGTGATGCTGCAGGCCAACGAGAAGGGGATGCCCGGCGGGATAACGACGGACCTGAGTCCGGCCGTGTCGGCGCAGATGGCGTCGGGTGCGGGCGTGGTCTTGTCGCGCGATGTCGCCCGATCACTGGGTGTGCGGGCGGGTTCGCGGCTGGACATGCCGACGCCGACCGGCATCCACAACGTCGAAGTACTACAGGTGATTCCGTATTTCTCGGCCGTCTCCGGCGTTGTCATGATGGATCTGGACATCTTGCGGCAGTGGTACGAACGGCCCGGGGAGACCATCCTGACCGTGCAGTTCCAGCCGGGCGCGGACGAGGCCGCGGCGATGGCGGCGGTCCGTGCGGTCGTAGGGCCCGGCTTGTCCGTGGACACCGGGGACGGGGCGGTGGCGGCGATATCCCGAGGCGTGCAACAGGGTACGTCGCTGTCGCGCTCCATCCTCTGGATCGTGGTGCTGGTGTCCACCGCCGCCCTGCTGAACACGCTGATGCTGTCGGTCCTGGAGCGCCGGCGCGAGCTGGGGGTGCTGCGCGCCATGGGCACCAGCCGCAGATTCCTGCTGCGCACCGTGCTCACCGAGGCGGCCGGTATCGGGCTGGCCGGTGCCGTCGTCGGGCTGGTCACCGGCGCCGCGGTCCAGTACCTGGCCACTTTGGCGATGGGTCACGCGATGACGATCGACGTGCTCTACCGCCCGAGTCCGATGTTGCTGGTGTACGGCGTCGCCGCGCTGTTCCTGGCGCTGCTGGGTTCCGTCCCGCCGGCCTTCCGTGCGGCGCGCATGCCGATCGTCGAGGCCATCGCCGCCGACTGA
- a CDS encoding PQQ-dependent sugar dehydrogenase, with translation MSVVFDGPSRQEPEEAACATTRRPRPGRIRYGRVALSLAVIAGLLTGCARFDDSASDPFTPAPTLRPEGIQPTTPQAPSTKKRPPGPCEDPDPTVVASCVNESTGVVALPDGTTGVVAERSTGRILLIDTQDPGPWPYYLKQIGQVDGVDASGDGGLIDITLSPTYSQDQLIYAYVTTGSDNRVVRIGADGVAKPILTGIPKSDTGNRGSIEFIDANKMLVLTGDGGSPGAAADPGSLAGKLLELDNPSPGSASKVLASGVEIAGGVCPDPAGNIWFTDRTAVADRLQRLSPDGTVTTAWSWADHPGAAGCVAGPDFVAVAMSDAKAMAMAKVEKDSQAITTAPAMMYQDKWGRLNDAAPGANGLIWASTANKVGGQPTPTDDRVVVISPSGGGGGGPD, from the coding sequence ATGAGTGTGGTGTTCGACGGACCGAGCCGTCAGGAACCGGAGGAGGCAGCCTGCGCAACCACGCGGCGCCCCCGCCCGGGCCGCATCCGATACGGCCGCGTCGCGTTGAGTCTGGCCGTCATCGCCGGTCTGCTGACCGGCTGTGCGCGGTTCGACGATTCCGCCTCCGACCCGTTCACCCCCGCGCCGACCCTCCGGCCCGAAGGCATCCAGCCGACCACTCCGCAGGCGCCGAGCACCAAGAAGCGCCCGCCCGGGCCCTGCGAGGATCCCGATCCGACCGTCGTCGCCAGCTGCGTGAACGAATCCACCGGGGTGGTCGCGCTCCCGGACGGCACCACCGGCGTCGTCGCCGAACGTTCCACCGGCCGGATCCTTCTCATCGATACCCAGGATCCCGGGCCGTGGCCGTACTACCTCAAGCAGATCGGGCAGGTCGACGGTGTCGACGCCTCCGGCGACGGCGGCCTGATCGATATCACGCTCTCCCCCACCTACAGCCAGGATCAGCTGATCTACGCCTACGTGACCACCGGCAGCGACAATCGCGTGGTCCGCATCGGCGCCGACGGGGTCGCCAAGCCGATCCTCACCGGAATTCCCAAGAGCGACACCGGAAACCGGGGCTCCATCGAATTCATCGATGCCAACAAGATGCTGGTGCTGACCGGCGATGGCGGCAGCCCGGGCGCCGCGGCCGATCCGGGCTCGCTGGCCGGCAAGCTGCTGGAGCTCGACAACCCGTCGCCCGGTAGTGCGTCGAAGGTGCTGGCGTCCGGGGTCGAGATCGCCGGCGGGGTCTGCCCCGATCCGGCGGGCAACATCTGGTTCACCGACCGCACCGCCGTCGCCGACCGGTTGCAGCGGCTGTCGCCGGACGGGACGGTGACCACGGCGTGGTCCTGGGCCGATCACCCGGGCGCGGCGGGCTGCGTGGCCGGACCGGACTTCGTCGCCGTCGCCATGTCCGATGCGAAGGCGATGGCAATGGCCAAGGTGGAGAAGGACTCTCAGGCGATCACCACCGCCCCGGCGATGATGTACCAGGACAAGTGGGGTCGGCTCAACGATGCCGCACCGGGTGCGAACGGCCTGATCTGGGCCAGCACGGCCAACAAGGTCGGCGGCCAGCCCACGCCGACCGACGATCGCGTGGTCGTCATCTCGCCGTCGGGTGGCGGCGGTGGCGGGCCGGACTAG
- a CDS encoding ABC transporter ATP-binding protein, translated as MLELTDVTKEYQVGEQRVRALEGIGLRIEEGEFTAIIGPSGSGKSTLLHLLGALDSPSSGSIQFRGEEIGSLDDNRQSEFRRHRVGFVFQFFNLLPTLSAWENVAIPKLLDGTGLRKARPRALELLELVGLADRAEHRPAELSGGQMQRVAVARALIMDPPLVLADEPTGNLDSKTGAAILELLGDITGTGNSVVMVTHDMGAVQYCDRVITLRDGQIGSDDRVERGQASVADIGKAVRA; from the coding sequence ATGTTGGAACTGACCGACGTCACTAAGGAATACCAGGTAGGGGAGCAGCGGGTACGTGCCCTGGAGGGCATCGGCCTGCGCATCGAGGAGGGGGAGTTCACGGCGATCATCGGCCCGTCCGGCTCGGGGAAGAGCACTCTGCTGCATCTGCTGGGCGCACTGGATTCCCCGAGTTCCGGTTCGATCCAGTTCCGCGGCGAGGAGATCGGCTCGCTCGACGACAACCGGCAGTCCGAATTCCGGCGGCACCGTGTCGGTTTCGTGTTCCAGTTCTTCAACCTGTTGCCGACGCTGTCGGCGTGGGAGAACGTGGCGATCCCGAAGCTGCTGGACGGCACCGGATTACGCAAGGCCAGACCCCGGGCGCTGGAGCTGCTCGAGCTGGTGGGCCTGGCCGATCGGGCCGAACACCGCCCGGCCGAACTGTCCGGCGGGCAGATGCAGCGGGTGGCGGTGGCGCGGGCGTTGATCATGGATCCGCCGCTGGTCCTGGCCGACGAGCCCACGGGCAACCTGGATTCCAAGACCGGCGCGGCCATCCTCGAGCTGCTCGGCGACATCACCGGCACCGGCAATTCGGTCGTCATGGTCACCCACGACATGGGCGCCGTGCAGTACTGCGATCGGGTGATCACGCTGCGCGACGGGCAGATCGGCTCCGACGACAGGGTCGAGCGCGGGCAGGCGAGCGTCGCCGACATCGGGAAGGCGGTGCGCGCGTGA
- the gatB gene encoding Asp-tRNA(Asn)/Glu-tRNA(Gln) amidotransferase subunit GatB — protein MTAPTVDLMDYADVVDRYEPVLGMEVHVELGTATKMFCGCPTTFGAEPNTQVCPVCLGLPGSLPVVNQRAVEAAVRIGLALNCSITPWGRFARKNYFYPDQPKNYQISQYDEPIATDGHLEVPLDDGTTFRVAIERAHMEEDTGKSVHVGGATGRIHGASHSLLDYNRAGVPLIEIVTKPITGAGERAPEVARAYVTALREVLKSLGVSDVKMEQGSLRCDANVSLMPEGAGEFGTRTETKNVNSLRSVEVAVRYEMRRQAAVLASGGTITMETRHFHETDGTTSPGRPKETAEDYRYFPEPDLEPIAPETAWVDELRRTIPEYPWLRRSRIQADWGLSDEVFRDLVNAGALDLIIATVDAGTSVDAARAWWVNYLTEKAKDREVTLDDLLITPKQVAEVVALVDAKTINSKVARQVVDLVLAGEGDPGEIVEAKGLGMVSDDSALQTEVDKALAANPDIADKIRSGKVQAAGKIVGDVMKATRGQADAARVRELVLAACGAA, from the coding sequence ATGACTGCACCCACGGTGGACTTGATGGACTATGCCGACGTCGTCGACCGGTACGAGCCGGTGCTGGGCATGGAGGTCCACGTCGAACTGGGTACCGCGACGAAGATGTTCTGCGGCTGCCCGACGACGTTCGGCGCCGAGCCGAACACCCAGGTGTGCCCGGTGTGCCTGGGCCTGCCGGGCTCGCTCCCGGTGGTGAACCAGCGGGCCGTCGAGGCGGCCGTCCGGATCGGCCTGGCGCTCAACTGCTCGATCACGCCGTGGGGCCGGTTCGCCCGGAAGAACTACTTCTACCCGGATCAGCCGAAGAACTACCAGATCAGCCAGTACGACGAGCCGATCGCCACCGACGGCCACCTGGAGGTTCCGCTGGACGACGGCACCACCTTCCGGGTCGCGATCGAGCGCGCGCACATGGAGGAGGACACCGGCAAGTCGGTGCACGTGGGCGGCGCCACCGGCCGCATCCACGGCGCCAGCCACTCGCTGCTGGACTACAACCGCGCCGGTGTTCCGCTGATCGAGATCGTCACCAAGCCGATCACCGGAGCGGGCGAGCGCGCCCCCGAGGTCGCCCGCGCCTACGTGACGGCGCTGCGCGAAGTGCTGAAGTCGCTCGGCGTCTCCGACGTGAAGATGGAGCAGGGATCGCTGCGCTGCGATGCCAACGTCTCGCTGATGCCCGAGGGCGCAGGCGAATTCGGCACCCGCACCGAGACCAAGAACGTCAACTCGCTGCGCAGCGTCGAGGTGGCGGTGCGCTACGAGATGCGCCGCCAGGCCGCGGTGCTCGCCTCGGGCGGCACCATCACCATGGAGACCAGGCACTTCCACGAGACCGACGGCACCACCTCGCCCGGCCGCCCCAAGGAGACCGCCGAGGACTACCGCTACTTCCCCGAGCCGGACCTGGAGCCGATCGCCCCCGAGACCGCCTGGGTCGACGAGCTGCGCCGCACCATCCCCGAATACCCGTGGCTGCGCCGCTCCCGCATCCAGGCCGACTGGGGGCTGTCCGACGAGGTCTTCCGGGACCTGGTCAACGCCGGTGCCCTCGACCTGATCATCGCCACCGTCGACGCGGGCACCTCGGTCGACGCCGCCCGCGCCTGGTGGGTGAACTACCTGACGGAGAAGGCGAAGGACCGCGAGGTCACCCTCGACGATCTGCTGATCACCCCGAAGCAGGTGGCCGAGGTCGTCGCGCTGGTGGACGCCAAGACCATCAACAGCAAGGTCGCCCGCCAGGTCGTCGACCTGGTGCTCGCGGGCGAGGGCGATCCGGGCGAGATCGTCGAGGCCAAGGGTCTGGGCATGGTCTCCGACGATTCGGCGCTGCAGACGGAGGTCGACAAGGCGCTCGCCGCCAACCCCGATATCGCCGACAAGATTCGCTCCGGCAAGGTCCAGGCCGCCGGCAAGATCGTCGGCGACGTCATGAAGGCCACCCGGGGCCAGGCCGACGCCGCCCGCGTCCGCGAACTGGTCCTCGCCGCCTGCGGCGCGGCATAA
- a CDS encoding DoxX family protein: MTDKPNETPESNEPPTKAAPDTPETTTGGSGKPAATGPTAGSPYDDPTGEFPPVEPAKGRDVPRTDDELGLDPEVPPAGSARPGETESPTYAFATIPPAPPAPSENGRKRRRDTRRGTQDLGLLALRLILGLTFLYHGLQKLAGWFHGPGLDNTRHMLEQGGWKHIELSTAMLTISEVGGGALLILGLATPLAAGAVLASIADAWLWKQGMDPGFQYKTTELEAILAGLAAVVILTGPGRLSFDRNRGWSTRPAWGSFVVLILALAAAVAGWLVLHGGNPFVGTID; the protein is encoded by the coding sequence GTGACCGACAAGCCGAACGAGACACCGGAGTCGAACGAGCCGCCCACGAAGGCCGCGCCCGACACGCCCGAAACCACGACCGGTGGGTCCGGGAAACCCGCGGCGACCGGTCCGACGGCCGGCAGCCCCTACGACGATCCGACCGGCGAGTTTCCGCCGGTCGAGCCCGCGAAGGGCAGGGACGTGCCGCGCACCGACGACGAACTGGGTCTCGATCCGGAGGTCCCGCCCGCCGGGTCGGCACGGCCCGGCGAGACCGAGTCACCCACCTACGCATTCGCGACAATTCCGCCCGCACCGCCCGCGCCGTCCGAGAACGGCCGCAAGCGCCGTCGCGATACTCGCAGGGGCACACAGGATCTGGGCCTGCTGGCCCTACGGCTGATCCTGGGCCTGACCTTCCTCTACCACGGCCTGCAGAAACTGGCGGGCTGGTTCCACGGCCCGGGCCTGGACAACACCCGGCACATGTTGGAGCAGGGCGGATGGAAGCATATCGAGCTGTCCACCGCGATGCTCACGATCTCCGAGGTGGGCGGCGGCGCGCTGCTGATCCTGGGCCTGGCGACGCCGCTGGCCGCGGGTGCGGTGCTGGCCTCGATCGCCGATGCCTGGCTCTGGAAGCAGGGTATGGACCCCGGATTCCAGTACAAGACCACGGAATTGGAGGCGATCCTCGCCGGTCTGGCGGCGGTGGTGATCCTCACCGGCCCCGGCCGCCTGTCCTTCGACCGCAACCGCGGCTGGTCCACCCGCCCCGCCTGGGGTTCGTTCGTGGTGCTGATCCTGGCCCTGGCGGCGGCCGTCGCCGGCTGGCTGGTGCTGCACGGCGGCAACCCGTTCGTCGGCACCATCGACTGA
- a CDS encoding sensor histidine kinase: MGATEATEHGAAEPGATEPGATTHEADAHGADAHEADAHEQPGSVPELPGLPGRIGVRFREFVRDPLGSMHRKIEKTSYDYPASVIYTAHISIIIIAIAAAALRYSYFPTALPFVAVAVLALSYPIYYLLDVEPAPIVLTGSAMITVAIFLAQPVSPDSATLILTVVVGEIAAIAPKKISLAATGAALLEVLGFAALGNVDSGLPMYLVGVVLGWMVGLMLQFQRRSLYQERENQEIRSAQAADEERRRIAREVHDVIAHSLSVTLLHLTAARHTLETDRDVDEAVDALTDAERLGRQAMSDIRRTVGLLDQRSTITTPEPGLDDIAGLVEDFVRAGLPVDYALTGDTAVVSPAMGLALYRIGQESLSNVAKHAPAAEVVLRIEVTDAEVTATVTNTLPGWTVLRSRGMGISGMRQRARLLGGTLTAGPHEGGWQVRARIPTGTGKSVGSGCLTGTDLPLRTIRVAFTSVTNTVARHPIARKPQEGT; the protein is encoded by the coding sequence ATGGGTGCGACAGAGGCCACCGAGCACGGGGCTGCAGAGCCCGGCGCTACCGAGCCCGGCGCCACCACGCACGAGGCAGATGCACACGGGGCGGATGCGCACGAGGCAGATGCGCACGAGCAGCCCGGCTCCGTGCCGGAGCTGCCCGGTCTGCCCGGCCGGATCGGCGTCCGCTTCCGCGAGTTCGTGCGCGACCCGTTGGGCTCGATGCACCGCAAGATCGAGAAGACCTCCTACGACTATCCGGCGTCGGTGATCTACACGGCGCACATCTCGATCATCATCATCGCGATCGCCGCGGCGGCGTTGCGGTACAGCTACTTTCCCACCGCGCTGCCGTTCGTGGCGGTGGCCGTCCTGGCGCTGAGCTACCCGATCTACTACCTGCTGGACGTCGAGCCGGCCCCGATCGTGCTCACCGGATCGGCCATGATCACCGTGGCCATCTTCCTGGCACAACCGGTCTCCCCGGACTCTGCCACGCTGATACTCACGGTGGTCGTGGGCGAGATCGCGGCCATCGCACCGAAGAAGATCAGCCTCGCCGCCACCGGCGCCGCGCTGCTCGAGGTGCTCGGTTTCGCCGCGCTCGGCAACGTGGATTCCGGGCTGCCGATGTACCTGGTCGGGGTGGTGCTGGGCTGGATGGTCGGGCTGATGCTGCAGTTCCAGCGCCGTTCCCTCTATCAGGAGCGGGAGAATCAGGAGATCCGCTCCGCCCAGGCCGCCGACGAGGAGCGCCGCCGCATCGCGCGCGAGGTGCACGACGTCATCGCGCACTCGCTCAGCGTCACCCTGCTGCACCTGACCGCCGCGCGCCACACCCTGGAGACCGACCGCGACGTCGACGAGGCGGTGGACGCGCTCACCGATGCCGAACGGCTCGGCCGCCAGGCCATGTCGGACATCCGGCGCACGGTCGGCCTGCTCGATCAGCGCTCGACGATCACGACGCCCGAGCCCGGGCTCGACGACATCGCCGGGCTGGTCGAGGATTTCGTGCGCGCGGGGCTCCCGGTCGACTACGCGCTGACCGGCGACACCGCCGTGGTGTCTCCGGCAATGGGCCTGGCGCTGTACCGGATCGGCCAGGAGTCGCTGTCCAACGTCGCCAAGCACGCGCCCGCCGCGGAGGTCGTCCTGCGCATCGAGGTGACGGATGCGGAGGTGACCGCCACGGTGACCAATACGCTGCCCGGCTGGACGGTGCTGCGCAGCCGCGGCATGGGGATCTCCGGCATGCGCCAGCGCGCCCGGCTGCTGGGCGGCACCCTGACGGCCGGGCCGCACGAGGGCGGCTGGCAGGTGCGTGCCCGGATCCCGACCGGCACCGGGAAATCCGTGGGCAGCGGGTGTCTCACCGGGACCGATCTTCCGCTGCGCACGATCCGGGTGGCCTTCACCAGCGTGACGAATACGGTGGCTCGCCACCCCATCGCCCGGAAACCCCAGGAGGGCACGTGA
- the ilvD gene encoding dihydroxy-acid dehydratase: MPPLRSRTTTAGRNAAGARALWRATGLSDSDFGKPIVAIANSYTQFVPGHVHLKEVGEIVADAVRAAGGVPREFHTIAVDDGIAMGHGGMLYSLPSREIIADSVEYMANAHTADALVCISNCDKITPGMLNAAMRLNIPAVFVSGGPMEAGKAVVVEGVAQAPTDLITAISASASSNVTDDGLSEVERSACPTCGSCSGMFTANSMNCLTEALGLALPGNGSTLATHAARRALFERAGTTVVDIAHRWYRDDDESVLPRNIANAKAFRNAMALDVAMGGSTNTVLHTLAAAQEGEIDFTLDTIDEISRRVPCLSKVAPNSDYHMEDVHRAGGIPAILGELRRAGLLDTDVRTVHTPTLDEWLDTWDIRSGKASREAIELFHAAPGGVRTTEPFSTGNRWSSLDTDAAGGCIRDLEHAYTVEGGLCVLKGNIAPDGAILKTAGIDEDLFTFEGPAVVVESQEDAVSAILGKKIQPGDVVVIRYEGPSGGPGMQEMLHPTSFLKGRGLGKVCALITDGRFSGGTSGLSIGHISPEAAGGGTIGLIEDGDRIRVDVHTRALELLVPDEVLAERRSKMEASERPWQPVHRDRPITTALRAYAALATSADKGAVRQVP, from the coding sequence ATGCCACCGCTTCGTTCACGCACCACCACCGCCGGACGCAACGCCGCGGGCGCTCGCGCGCTCTGGCGTGCCACCGGCCTGTCCGACTCCGACTTCGGTAAGCCGATCGTCGCCATCGCGAACTCCTACACCCAGTTCGTGCCCGGGCACGTACACCTCAAGGAGGTCGGCGAGATCGTGGCGGACGCGGTCCGGGCCGCGGGCGGCGTACCGCGCGAATTCCACACCATCGCGGTCGACGACGGCATCGCGATGGGGCACGGCGGCATGCTCTATTCGCTGCCCAGCCGCGAGATCATCGCCGACTCGGTGGAGTACATGGCCAACGCGCACACCGCCGACGCGCTGGTGTGCATCTCGAACTGCGACAAGATCACCCCGGGCATGCTGAACGCCGCGATGCGGCTCAACATCCCGGCCGTGTTCGTCTCCGGCGGGCCGATGGAGGCCGGTAAGGCCGTGGTGGTCGAGGGTGTCGCGCAGGCGCCGACCGACCTGATCACCGCCATCTCGGCCAGCGCGTCGTCGAACGTCACCGACGACGGCCTCTCCGAGGTCGAGCGCAGCGCGTGCCCGACCTGCGGCTCCTGTTCCGGGATGTTCACCGCCAACTCGATGAACTGCCTCACCGAGGCGCTGGGCCTGGCGCTGCCGGGCAACGGCTCGACGCTGGCGACGCACGCCGCGCGCCGGGCGCTGTTCGAGCGGGCCGGCACCACGGTCGTCGATATCGCCCACCGCTGGTACCGCGACGACGACGAGTCGGTGCTGCCGCGAAACATCGCCAACGCGAAGGCATTCCGCAACGCCATGGCCCTGGACGTGGCCATGGGCGGCTCCACCAACACGGTGCTGCACACGCTCGCCGCCGCGCAGGAGGGCGAGATCGACTTCACCCTGGACACCATCGACGAGATCAGCCGCCGGGTGCCGTGCCTGTCGAAGGTCGCGCCGAACTCCGACTACCACATGGAGGACGTGCACCGGGCCGGCGGCATCCCCGCCATCCTCGGCGAGCTGCGTCGCGCCGGACTGCTGGACACCGACGTCCGCACGGTGCACACGCCCACCCTCGACGAGTGGCTCGACACCTGGGACATCCGCTCCGGCAAGGCTTCCCGGGAGGCGATCGAACTCTTCCACGCCGCGCCGGGCGGGGTGCGGACCACCGAGCCGTTCTCCACCGGCAACCGGTGGTCGTCGCTGGATACCGATGCCGCCGGCGGATGCATCCGCGACCTCGAGCACGCCTACACCGTCGAGGGCGGGCTGTGCGTGCTGAAGGGCAACATCGCCCCCGACGGCGCGATCCTGAAGACCGCGGGCATAGACGAGGACCTGTTCACCTTCGAGGGGCCGGCCGTGGTGGTCGAGTCGCAGGAGGATGCGGTGTCGGCGATCCTCGGCAAGAAGATCCAGCCGGGCGACGTGGTCGTGATCCGCTACGAGGGGCCCTCGGGCGGGCCGGGCATGCAGGAGATGTTGCACCCCACCTCGTTCCTGAAGGGCCGGGGCCTGGGCAAGGTGTGCGCGCTGATCACCGACGGCCGCTTCTCCGGCGGCACCTCGGGCCTGTCGATCGGCCACATCTCCCCCGAGGCGGCCGGCGGCGGCACCATCGGGCTGATCGAGGACGGCGACCGCATCCGCGTCGACGTGCACACCCGCGCGCTCGAACTGCTGGTTCCCGACGAGGTTCTCGCCGAGCGGCGCTCCAAAATGGAAGCGTCCGAACGCCCTTGGCAGCCCGTGCACCGGGATCGGCCCATCACCACCGCGCTGCGCGCTTACGCCGCCTTGGCCACCTCGGCCGACAAGGGCGCCGTCCGCCAGGTGCCGTAA
- a CDS encoding PH domain-containing protein, whose product MTRLGHVGVLILLFCVAFPFFGWPAVLWVLFLIPAAVALWIERTRTTVSSAGLDLRTAFGTRHLDWSQIRGLRIPKRGFVRAHLIDDSEIALPAVSYDRLRHLVEASDGRIPDPFVQPEEPAGEASDDAPETDPAPAPNGLSADKDGDPGPRE is encoded by the coding sequence ATGACTCGGCTCGGCCACGTCGGCGTGCTGATCCTGCTGTTCTGCGTGGCGTTCCCGTTCTTCGGATGGCCCGCGGTGCTGTGGGTGCTGTTCCTGATCCCGGCGGCGGTCGCGCTGTGGATCGAGCGGACCCGCACGACGGTGTCGAGCGCCGGGCTGGATCTGCGGACCGCATTCGGCACCCGTCATCTGGACTGGTCACAGATCCGGGGCCTGCGCATCCCCAAGCGCGGCTTCGTGCGCGCGCACCTGATCGACGACTCCGAGATCGCGCTGCCCGCGGTGAGCTACGACCGCCTGCGGCACCTGGTCGAGGCGTCCGACGGCCGCATCCCCGACCCGTTCGTCCAGCCGGAGGAGCCCGCCGGCGAAGCTTCGGACGACGCCCCCGAGACCGACCCCGCACCGGCACCGAACGGATTGTCCGCAGACAAGGACGGCGACCCCGGGCCGCGCGAATAA